A stretch of the Panicum virgatum strain AP13 chromosome 9N, P.virgatum_v5, whole genome shotgun sequence genome encodes the following:
- the LOC120689294 gene encoding translation initiation factor IF-2-like produces the protein MAATSLSSSSPPRVTAKLAGVSRSSSLYTQLRFCSRQPFQKPATAAAFRKLQPELLLLSLPARNRHARTSSRATDNDQAAPAAAQETTTPSPVPPAAPSPSAEKSPVTPGNGQPQQPVANANGSAPSEPPKRAPLTARERLRAARVLGKYAEPSAKGASSSPSKSKSSKPEFGSGVLDALREADAKKAGGGGGRRGSRLPEAPGNLFDDSKRGMPKEGWTFELPFGVDVFLVLVSFTLITTIMFGTAFLVWKLGGIHFNEY, from the coding sequence CCTCGCTCTACACCCAGCTCCGCTTCTGCTCGAGGCAGCCCTTCCAGAAACCGGCAACAGCTGCAGCCTTCCGGAAGCTCCAACCCGAGCTTCTCCTGCTGAGCTTGCCGGCTAGGAATAGGCATGCAAGAACCAGCAGCCGAGCCACGGACAACGACCaagcggcgccggccgcggcgcaaGAAACGACGACCCCCTCTCCTGTTCCTCCGGCTGCTCCCAGCCCCAGCGCCGAGAAATCCCCCGTGACGCCGGGCAACGGCCAGCCGCAGCAGCCGGTCGCCAACGCCAACGGCAGCGCGCCGAGCGAGCCGCCGAAGCGGGCGCCCCTGACGGCCCGGGAGCGGCTGCGCGCGGCGCGCGTGCTGGGCAAGTACGCGGAGCCGTCGGCGAAGggggcgtcgtcgtcgccgtcgaaaTCGAAATCGAGCAAGCCGGAGTTCGGGAGCGGGGTGCTGGACGCGCTGCGCGAGGCGGACGCGAAgaaggccgggggcggcggcgggcggcgcgggtcgcGGCTGCCCGAGGCGCCGGGCAACCTGTTCGACGACAGCAAGCGCGGGATGCCCAAGGAAGGGTGGACGTTCGAGCTGCCGTTCGGGGTGGACGTGTTCCTCGTCCTCGTGTCCTTCACGCTCATCACCACCATCATGTTCGGCACCGCCTTCCTCGTCTGGAAGCTCGGCGGCATTCACTTCAACGAGTACTAG
- the LOC120687912 gene encoding transcription factor bHLH140-like: MNPDGGGSSSSPPPPSPSRGADAEAKEEEHGRKQVVVVLVGPPGSGKSTFADAVVAGSTAGRSWVRICQDTIGNGKAGTKIQCLKATSDALKEGKSVLIDRCNLEREQRADFVKLSSTLHVDVHAVALDLPAKVCISRAVSRKGHEGNLQGGKAALVVNRMLQKKETPLLTEGFSRIMSCNDDGDIKKAVDMYNALGPSDCLPSGIFGQKSKGPIQVGIMKFLKKSDTSSVEKSSGPKITLSESKPEQQNPLAKHEKVEDGMSCPMEVEKGLNDKNENEKHAKECDSDDVGSCTLAFPSISTADFQFDLDRASDIIVDTAADFLQKFDNIRLVLVDLSEKSRILSLVKEKASKKSIDCSRFFTFVGDITQLHTKGGLRCSVIANAANWRLKPGGGGVNAAIFSAAGESLHHATKKCADALRPGTSVVVPLPSISPLHQREGVTHVIHVLGPNMNPMRPDYLKNDYIKGSKILREAYNSLFENFASIVRGHMGKQNGKLGAEMSASGGTSPNDTKMKREDSHGSERMKKHKLLPPIMTAKQQHEHTKANTPNYHDKSMTSSAAPNQAREGDTKKSGVVASKTWGSWARTLYELAMHPEKYKNTDSILETSDEFIVLKDLYPKAKKHVLVISRTDGLDSLADVKKEHLPLLRRMHSAGVKWAHKFLEEDASLVFRLGYHSVPSMRQLHLHIISQDFDSTSLKNKKHWNSFTTPFFRDSVDVIEEIEQHGSATANSDEKILAMELRCHRCRSAHPNIPKLKSHIANCKSSFPSHLLQKNRLVSS; the protein is encoded by the exons ATGAATCCCGACGGTGGCGGCTCCAGTTCATCCCCGCCACCTCCGTCCCCAAGCCGAG GCGCGGACGCGGAGGCaaaggaggaggagcacggcCGCAagcaggtggtggtggtgctggtgggcCCGCCGGGCAGCGGCAAGTCCACGTTCGCCGATGCCGTCGTTGCCggctccaccgccggccgctcgTGGGTTCGCatctgccag GATACAATTGGAAATGGTAAAGCTGGGACGAAAATACAGTGCTTGAAGGCTACATCTGATGCTTTGAAGGAGGGCAAGAGTGTTCTCATTGACCGCTGCAACTTGGAACGAGAGCAGCGCGCTGACTTTGTGAAGCTGAGCAGCACATTGCATGTGGATGTGCATGCTGTAGCCCTGGATTTACCTGCTAAGGTCTGTATCTCGCGTGCAGTGAGCCGTAAGGGCCATGAAGGAAATCTGCAGGGTGGAAAGGCCGCCCTTGTTGTGAACCGGATGCTGCAGAAGAAGGAAACACCCTTGCTGACAGAAGGTTTCAGTAGGATCATGTCCTGTAATGATGATGGTGACATTAAAAAGGCAGTTGATATGTATAATGCTTTAGGGCCTTCAGATTGTCTTCCATCAGGAATTTTTGGTCAGAAGAGCAAAGGACCCATACAAGTTGGTATAATGAAGTTTCTAAAGAAGAGTGATACTTCCAGTGTTGAGAAATCCAGTGGACCCAAGATTACATTGAGTGAAAGCAAGCCAGAGCAGCAAAACCCTTTAGCAAAACATGAAAAGGTTGAAGATGGTATGTCCTGCCCAATGGAAGTTGAGAAGGGGTTGAATGACAAGAATGAAAATGAAAAGCATGCTAAAGAATGTGATTCTGATGATGTTGGTTCCTGCACTCTGGCATTTCCATCTATTTCTACTGCTGACTTCCAATTTGATCTTGACAGAGCATCTGACATTATAGTAGACACAGCTGCTGATTTCTTGCAGAAATTTGATAATATCAGACTAGTTCTTGTAGACCTGAGCGAGAAATCAAGAATATTATCATTGGTCAAAGAGAAGGCTTCTAAAAAGAGCATTGACTGCAGCAGGTTTTTCACATTCGTGGGAGATATCACTCAGTTGCACACGAAAGGAGGTCTTCGGTGCAGCGTGATTGCTAATGCTGCTAACTG GAGGTTAAAGCCTGGAGGTGGAGGGGTTAACGCTGCTATATTCAGTGCTGCTGGAGAATCTTTACATCATGCAACCAAAAAATGTGCTGATGCACTGAGGCCAGGAACCTCTGTTGTTGTTCCACTTCCATCAATTTCTCCTCTGCATCAACGAGAAGGTGTGACCCATGTCATCCATGTGCTTGGGCCAAATATGAACCCGATGCGGCCAGATTATCTGAAGAATGATTATATCAAAGGGTCTAAGATTCTTCGTGAAGCATACAATTCGCTTTTTGAGAATTTTGCATCCATTGTCCGGGGCCACATGGGAAAGCAGAACGGAAAGTTGGGGGCAGAAATGTCAGCATCTGGAGGGACATCACCCAATGACACAAAAATGAAGCGTGAGGACAGCCATGGATCTGAAAGGATGAAAAAACATAAGTTGCTTCCACCCATCATGACTGCAAAGCAACAGCATGAGCATACGAAGGCTAACACGCCAAATTACCATGATAAGTCTATGACTTCATCTGCTGCTCCAAACCAAGCTAGGGAAGGAGACACAAAAAAGAGTGGCGTGGTCGCCAGTAAGACTTGGGGATCATGGGCCCGGACCCTTTATGAACTTGCCATGCACCCAGAGAAATACAAGAACACAGATTCTATCCTGGAGACATCTGACGAATTTATTGTTCTGAAAGATCTCTATCCAAAG GCTAAAAAGCATGTTTTGGTGATATCTAGGACAGATGGTCTTGACTCCCTAGCAGATGTCAAAAAAGAACACTTGCCTTTGCTGAGGAGGATGCATTCAGCTGGGGTGAAATGGGCACATAAGTTCCTGGAGGAAGATGCATCTTTGGTATTCAGGCTTGGATACCACTCG GTTCCATCTATGCGGCAACTGCATCTTCACATTATTAGTCAGGATTTTGATTCCACGAGCTTGAAAAATAAGAAGCATTGGAACTCCTTCACCACACCGTTTTTTCGTGATTCTGTTGATGTCATCGAGGAGATTGAGCAACATGGATCAGCAACCGCCAACAGTGATGAAAAGATACTGGCAATGGAACTTCGGTGCCACAGGTGCAGGAGCGCGCATCCAAACATCCCAAAGCTGAAATCCCACATCGCGAACTGTAAATCTTCCTTCCCTTCGCATCTTCTGCAGAAAAACAGGTTGGTATCTTCGTAG
- the LOC120690274 gene encoding pyruvate decarboxylase 2: MDTHIGSVDGPALAAANGAVGCPASAPGCPMASTPALTAGEASLGRHLARRLVQVGVGDVFAVPGDFNLTLLDHLIAEPGLRLVGCCNELNAGYAADGYARARGVGACAVTFTVGGLSVLNAIAGAYSENLPVICIAGGPNSNDYGTNRILHHTIGLPDFSQELRCFQTVTCHQTVVTNLEDAHEQIDTAIATALRESKPVYLSISCNLPGLPHPTFSRDPVPFFLSPRMSNKMGLEAAIEATVEFLNKAVKPVLVGGPKLRVAKAGKAFVDLVDASGYAYAVMPSAKGLVPETHPHFIGTYWGAVSTAFCAEIVESADAYLFAGPIFNDYSSVGYSFLLKKDKAIIVQPERVIVGNGPAFGCVMMKDFLSELAKRVKKNTTAYENYKRIFVPEGQPLESEPNEPLRVNVLFKHIQKMLTGDSAVIAETGDSWFNCQKLKLPEGCGYEFQMQYGSIGWSVGALLGYAQGANDKRVIACIGDGSFQVTAQDVSTMLRCQQNSIIFLINNGGYTIEVEIHDGPYNVIKNWNYTGLVDAIHNGEGKCWTSKVKCEEELTSAIETALGEKKDCLCFIEVIAHKDDTSKELLEWGSRVSAANSRPPNPQ, encoded by the exons ATGGACACCCACATCGGATCCGTGGACGggccggcgctggcggcggcgaacggcgcggTGGGCTgcccggcgtcggcgccggggTGCCCGATGGCGTCCACGCCGGCGCTGACGGCCGGGGAGGCGTCGCTGGGGCGCCACCTCGCGCGCCGCCTCGTGCAGGTCGGCGTCGGCGACGTCTTCGCCGTCCCCGGGGACTTCAACCTGACGCTGCTCGACCACCTGATCGCCGAGCCCGGGCTGCGCCTCGTCGGCTGCTGCAACGAGCTCAACGCCGGGTACGCCGCCGACGGgtacgcgcgcgcgcggggcgtcGGGGCGTGCGCCGTCACGTTCACCGTCGGGGGCCTCAGCGTGCTCAACGCCATCGCGGGCGCCTACAGCGAGAACCTGCCCGTCATCTGCATCGCCGGCGGGCCCAACTCCAACGACTACGGGACCAACCGCATCCTCCACCACACCATCGGCCTCCCCGACTTCTCGCAGGAGCTCCGCTGCTTCCAGACCGTCACCTGCCACCAG ACGGTGGTGACCAATCTGGAGGACGCGCACGAGCAGATCGACACGGCCATCGCCACGGCGCTGAGAGAGAGCAAGCCGGTGTATCTCAGCATTAGCTGCAATCTCCCCGGGCTACCTCACCCTACCTTTAGCCGCGATCCCGTGCCGTTCTTCCTCTCCCCCAG AATGAGCAACAAGATGGGACTAGAGGCTGCAATTGAGGCAACTGTTGAGTTCCTGAACAAGGCCGTGAAGCCAGTGCTTGTTGGCGGCCCCAAACTGCGTGTGGCAAAAGCAGGAAAGGCATTTGTGGATCTGGTAGATGCCAGCGGCTATGCATACGCAGTGATGCCATCGGCAAAGGGACTTGTGCCAGAGACGCACCCACACTTCATCGGCACCTACTGGGGTGCCGTTAGCACTGCCTTCTGTGCTGAGATTGTTGAGTCGGCTGATGCCTACCTCTTTGCCGGCCCCATTTTCAATGACTACAGCTCTGTTGGCTACTCTTTCCTCCTCAAGAAGGACAAGGCCATCATCGTCCAACCTGAACGTGTGATAGTCGGGAATGGGCCAGCATTCGGATGTGTCATGATGAAGGATTTCTTGTCTGAATTGGCTAAGAGGGTTAAGAAGAACACCACTGCCTATGAGAACTACAAGAGGATCTTTGTGCCGGAAGGACAGCCGCTGGAAAGTGAGCCGAATGAGCCGTTGCGTGTCAATGTGCTCTTCAAGCACATTCAGAAGATGCTTACAGGTGATAGTGCGGTGATCGCTGAGACTGGTGACTCCTGGTTCAACTGTCAGAAGCTGAAGCTGCCCGAGGGCTGCGG GTATGAATTCCAGATGCAGTATGGTTCCATTGGATGGTCAGTTGGTGCATTGCTTGGCTACGCTCAGGGGGCTAACGACAAGCGTGTGATTGCCTGCATTGGTGATGGAAGCTTCCAG GTTACAGCACAGGATGTGTCAACTATGCTGCGGTGCCAGCAGAACAGCATAATTTTCCTGATCAACAATGGTGGGTACACCATTGAGGTGGAAATCCACGATGGACCTTACAATGTCATCAAGAACTGGAACTACACGGGCCTTGTGGATGCCATTCACAATGGAGAGGGCAAGTGCTGGACCTCCAAG GTGAAGTGCGAGGAGGAGCTGACAAGCGCGATCGAGACGGCGCTGGGGGAGAAGAAGGATTGCCTGTGCTTCATCGAGGTGATCGCGCACAAGGATGACACCAGCAAAGAGCTGTTGGAGTGGGGCTCCAGGGTCTCTGCTGCCAACTCCAGGCCACCGAATCCTCAGTAG